In a genomic window of Streptomyces sp. NBC_01231:
- a CDS encoding lysine N(6)-hydroxylase/L-ornithine N(5)-oxygenase family protein: MTARPENPTGIHDFVGIGLGPFNLGLACLTEPIDELDGVFLESKPDFEWHSGMFLDGAHLQTPFMSDLVTLADPTSPYSFLNYLKEKGRLYSFYIRENFYPLRVEYDDYCRWAANKLSSVRFGTTVSDVTYDEGDELYVVRTTAGDVYRARHLVLGTGTPPYVPEACQGLGGDFVHNSRYREHRAELQRKESITLVGSGQSAAEIYYDLLSEIDVHGYRLNWVTRSPRFFPLEYTKLTLEMTSPEYVDYFHALPEQTRYRLTSEQKGLFKGIDGDLINEIFDLLYQKNLGGPVPTRLLTNSSLHSARYENGTYTLGLRHEEQEKDYELDTQGLVLATGYKYAEPAFLKPVRDRLRHDSHGNYDIARNYAIDVTGRGVFLQNAGVHTHSITSPDLGMGAYRNSYIIRELTGGEYYPVEKSIAFQEFAV, translated from the coding sequence TTGACCGCGCGTCCTGAAAACCCGACCGGAATCCATGACTTCGTGGGGATCGGGCTCGGTCCGTTCAATCTCGGTCTGGCCTGCCTCACCGAGCCCATCGACGAACTCGACGGCGTCTTCCTGGAGTCGAAGCCCGACTTCGAATGGCACTCCGGCATGTTCCTGGACGGCGCCCACCTCCAGACCCCGTTCATGTCGGACCTGGTCACCCTCGCCGATCCGACCTCCCCGTACTCCTTCCTCAACTACCTGAAGGAGAAGGGCCGGCTGTACTCGTTCTACATCCGCGAGAACTTCTACCCGCTGCGCGTCGAGTACGACGACTACTGCCGCTGGGCCGCGAACAAACTGAGCAGCGTCCGCTTCGGCACGACGGTCTCGGACGTGACGTACGACGAGGGCGACGAGCTGTACGTCGTGCGGACCACGGCCGGTGACGTGTACCGCGCCCGCCACCTGGTCCTCGGCACCGGCACCCCGCCCTATGTCCCGGAGGCCTGCCAGGGCCTGGGCGGCGACTTCGTCCACAACTCCCGCTATCGGGAGCACCGGGCGGAGCTCCAGCGCAAGGAGTCGATCACGCTGGTGGGCTCCGGACAGTCCGCCGCCGAGATCTACTACGACCTCCTCAGCGAGATCGACGTGCACGGCTACCGGCTGAACTGGGTCACCCGTTCCCCGCGCTTCTTCCCGCTGGAGTACACGAAACTCACGCTGGAGATGACCTCCCCGGAGTACGTCGACTACTTCCACGCGCTGCCGGAACAGACCCGCTACCGCCTCACCAGCGAGCAGAAGGGCCTGTTCAAGGGCATCGACGGTGACCTCATCAACGAGATCTTCGACCTGCTGTACCAGAAGAACCTCGGCGGTCCGGTGCCCACCCGGCTGCTCACCAACTCGTCGCTGCACAGCGCCCGGTACGAGAACGGCACGTACACGCTGGGACTGCGCCACGAGGAGCAGGAGAAGGACTACGAGCTCGACACCCAGGGCCTGGTCCTGGCCACCGGCTACAAATACGCCGAGCCCGCGTTCCTCAAGCCCGTCCGCGACCGGCTGCGCCACGACTCCCACGGCAACTACGACATCGCCCGCAACTACGCGATCGACGTCACCGGCCGGGGCGTGTTCCTGCAGAACGCCGGCGTCCACACACACAGCATCACCAGCCCCGACCTGGGCATGGGCGCGTACCGCAACAGCTACATCATCCGTGAGCTGACCGGCGGCGAGTACTACCCGGTCGAGAAGTCCATCGCGTTCCAGGAGTTCGCCGTATGA
- a CDS encoding glycosyltransferase encodes MPRIKVSVIVPVYNTGNYIDDCAPSLLDQSLPADEYEVIYVDDGSTDDTPGRLEKIAAGHPNVQVHTMANSGWPGAPRNLGMRHAKGEYIQFVDHDDTLGPEALERLYEHARRNDADVVIGKMSTNMARPRRLFRHTVDACTIENDELMQSLSPHKMFRRAFVELHGLGFPEGPWIMEDLAFVSAAYLKAERISILADYPCYYWMKRDDGGNNTRHRFNPRHGFWPNLRTIVRQIKDGTTPSDDIDALQNRLLHRLYHVEILSRTREPEILREDPAEQRQRFEAAREVAREEFPAAVREGLPAVSRLRAALLERGDFDGAVALAERVRDVTVRGEVGEPRWEDGCLVADVTLELLRGDGEPLALVERDGTWWLDPELLDGVPGTEDGWEVPDPFRRVSAELVVKDRDREDWWYPEGDPEVRLEPLTEGRSRLVVSGRLRLDPERLAGGRPLKRGVHDVWAHVQLLGVDRMVRVTGDGTAGGPAAGPALSGGRLALPYWTKGKGQLALDLDQRLRRLGPDTDGVVSANTARARRSLGLPYMASAGGAPLPVRLTVSTLTVEAELAPGADGTARLRLPTRIKLPAGRHTVTFPKADTPVAYAVVRDGSLLRLEGPAYQAGTGRRFRDAVADNRRIRRLRRRLGR; translated from the coding sequence ATGCCGAGAATCAAGGTCAGCGTGATCGTCCCCGTCTACAACACCGGGAATTACATTGACGATTGCGCGCCGTCGCTGCTGGACCAGAGCCTGCCCGCCGACGAGTACGAGGTGATCTACGTCGACGACGGGTCGACGGACGACACGCCGGGCCGGCTGGAGAAGATCGCGGCCGGGCATCCGAACGTCCAGGTGCACACCATGGCGAACTCGGGGTGGCCTGGTGCGCCGCGCAACCTCGGCATGCGGCATGCCAAGGGGGAGTACATCCAGTTCGTCGACCATGACGACACGCTCGGGCCCGAGGCCCTGGAGCGGCTGTACGAGCACGCGCGGCGCAACGACGCCGACGTGGTGATCGGCAAGATGTCCACCAACATGGCGCGGCCCCGGCGGCTGTTCCGGCACACGGTGGACGCCTGCACGATTGAGAACGACGAGCTGATGCAGAGCTTGTCGCCGCACAAGATGTTCCGGCGGGCGTTCGTGGAGTTACACGGCCTGGGGTTTCCGGAGGGGCCGTGGATCATGGAGGACCTGGCCTTCGTCAGCGCCGCCTACCTGAAGGCCGAACGGATCTCGATCCTCGCCGACTACCCCTGTTACTACTGGATGAAGCGTGACGACGGCGGCAACAACACCCGGCACCGGTTCAACCCCCGGCACGGGTTCTGGCCCAACCTTCGCACCATCGTCCGCCAGATCAAGGACGGCACCACCCCTTCCGACGACATCGACGCGTTGCAGAACCGGCTGCTGCACCGCCTCTACCACGTGGAGATCCTCTCCCGGACCCGTGAGCCCGAGATCCTGCGCGAGGACCCGGCCGAACAGCGGCAGCGCTTCGAGGCGGCCCGGGAGGTGGCGCGGGAGGAGTTCCCGGCCGCCGTGCGGGAGGGCCTGCCCGCGGTGTCCCGGCTGCGGGCCGCACTGCTGGAACGCGGCGACTTCGACGGGGCGGTGGCGCTGGCGGAGCGCGTCCGTGACGTGACGGTACGCGGCGAGGTCGGCGAGCCGCGGTGGGAGGACGGCTGCCTGGTCGCCGACGTCACCCTGGAGCTGCTGCGCGGGGACGGCGAACCGCTGGCCCTCGTCGAGCGGGACGGGACGTGGTGGCTGGACCCGGAGCTGCTGGACGGGGTGCCGGGGACTGAGGACGGCTGGGAGGTTCCCGATCCGTTCCGGCGGGTGTCCGCGGAGCTGGTGGTGAAGGACCGGGACCGGGAGGACTGGTGGTACCCGGAGGGTGACCCGGAGGTGCGGCTGGAGCCGCTCACGGAGGGGCGGTCGCGGCTCGTCGTGTCCGGGCGGCTGCGCCTCGACCCGGAGCGGCTGGCAGGCGGCCGGCCGCTGAAGCGCGGGGTCCACGACGTGTGGGCGCACGTCCAACTGCTGGGCGTCGACCGGATGGTCCGTGTGACCGGCGACGGCACTGCGGGCGGCCCGGCCGCGGGCCCGGCGCTGTCCGGCGGGCGGCTCGCCCTCCCGTACTGGACCAAAGGCAAGGGTCAGCTCGCCCTCGACCTGGACCAGCGCCTGCGAAGACTCGGGCCCGACACGGACGGTGTCGTCTCCGCGAACACCGCGCGTGCCCGGCGGTCGCTCGGGCTGCCCTACATGGCCTCCGCGGGGGGCGCCCCGCTTCCCGTCCGGCTCACCGTGTCCACCCTGACGGTCGAGGCCGAACTGGCCCCCGGAGCCGACGGAACGGCACGATTACGCCTCCCCACCCGCATCAAGCTCCCGGCCGGACGCCACACGGTCACCTTCCCGAAGGCGGACACCCCGGTCGCGTACGCCGTCGTCCGTGACGGCTCCCTGCTGCGTCTGGAAGGCCCGGCGTACCAGGCCGGCACCGGGCGTCGGTTCCGGGACGCGGTCGCCGACAACCGCCGGATCCGGCGACTGCGGCGGCGGTTGGGGCGGTAG
- a CDS encoding siderophore-interacting protein: protein MTTAVAAPFRFFSLQVVRTRRLGPSLVRVTFGGEDLHAFFSDGRDQSLSLFLPHPGQPEPVVPIELGDGWWQAWRELPDDVRAVMRSYTLRALRRDPDEIDIDFVLHTPAGPASAWAARAAAGDRILLLGPAIADNRAIRFRPPVDTDLVVVWGDESAVPAACAIVESLPAGTRARVWLEVPHAADVQDLVTEADAEITWLVRDAQGTEGSPMALGALRDAQLPYAERPYVWIAGESGCVKELRRHFVRERGIDRRSVTFVGYWRPGLSEEQLRERE from the coding sequence ATGACGACGGCCGTAGCCGCCCCGTTCCGTTTCTTCTCCCTCCAGGTCGTACGGACGAGGCGGCTCGGTCCGTCCCTGGTCCGGGTGACCTTCGGCGGGGAGGATCTGCACGCCTTCTTCTCCGACGGGCGGGACCAGTCCCTGTCGCTGTTCCTCCCGCACCCGGGCCAGCCGGAGCCCGTGGTCCCGATCGAACTCGGGGACGGCTGGTGGCAGGCGTGGCGTGAACTCCCGGACGACGTACGGGCCGTGATGCGCTCGTACACGCTCCGGGCGCTGCGACGCGATCCCGACGAGATCGACATCGACTTCGTGCTGCACACTCCGGCCGGCCCGGCCTCCGCGTGGGCCGCGCGGGCCGCCGCCGGGGACCGGATCCTGCTGCTCGGTCCGGCGATCGCGGACAACCGGGCGATCCGTTTCCGGCCGCCCGTGGACACCGACCTGGTGGTCGTCTGGGGCGACGAGAGCGCCGTCCCGGCCGCCTGTGCCATCGTCGAGTCACTGCCGGCCGGCACCCGCGCCCGGGTCTGGCTGGAGGTGCCGCACGCCGCCGATGTGCAGGACCTGGTGACCGAGGCGGACGCCGAGATCACCTGGCTGGTGCGGGACGCGCAGGGCACCGAGGGGTCCCCCATGGCCCTCGGCGCCCTGCGCGACGCCCAACTCCCGTACGCCGAGCGCCCGTACGTCTGGATCGCGGGCGAGTCCGGGTGCGTGAAGGAGCTGCGTCGGCACTTCGTGCGGGAGCGGGGGATCGACCGGCGCAGTGTGACGTTCGTCGGCTACTGGCGCCCGGGTCTGTCGGAGGAGCAGCTGCGCGAGCGGGAGTGA
- the desA gene encoding lysine decarboxylase DesA has product MRSHLLNDTTAEHYRRSATEGIERVAAKLATTSRPFTGVTVDALSSRIDEIDLDRPLHDTTAVLDELEDVYLRDAVYFHHPRYLAHLNCPVVIPAVLGEAILSAVNSSVDTWDQSAGGTLIERKLIDWTTARIGLGPNADGVFTSGGTQSNLQALLLAREEAKPGREGREAADSFSRLRVFASEVSHFSVKKSAKLLGLSQDAVVSIPVGEDKRMQTVALAQELERCVRDGLTPMAVVATAGTTDFGSIDPLPEIAELCDQYGVWMHVDAAYGCGLLASVKHRDRIDGIERADSVTVDYHKSFFQPVSSSAVLVRDASTLRHATYHAEYLNPRRMVHERIPNQVDKSLQTTRRFDALKLWMTLRVMGADGIGQLFDEVCDLAVEGWKLLAADPRFDVVVEPTLSTLVFRYIPAAVTDPSEIDRANLYARKALFASGDAVVAGTKVGARHYLKFTLLNPETTVDDMAAVLDLIAGHAEQYLGESLDRAS; this is encoded by the coding sequence ATGCGCTCGCACCTGCTCAACGACACGACCGCGGAGCACTACCGTCGCTCCGCGACCGAAGGAATCGAGCGGGTGGCGGCCAAACTCGCCACCACCTCCCGTCCGTTCACCGGCGTCACGGTCGACGCCCTCTCCTCCCGCATCGACGAGATCGACCTCGACCGTCCGCTGCACGACACCACCGCGGTGCTCGACGAACTGGAGGACGTCTACCTCCGGGACGCGGTCTACTTCCACCACCCCCGCTACCTCGCCCACCTCAACTGCCCGGTCGTCATCCCGGCCGTGCTCGGCGAGGCGATCCTCTCCGCCGTCAACTCCTCCGTGGACACCTGGGACCAGTCGGCCGGCGGCACGCTCATCGAGCGCAAGCTCATCGACTGGACGACCGCGCGCATCGGGCTCGGGCCTAACGCCGACGGTGTGTTCACCTCCGGCGGCACCCAGTCCAACCTCCAGGCGCTGCTGCTCGCCCGTGAGGAGGCCAAGCCGGGGCGGGAAGGGCGGGAAGCGGCGGACTCCTTCTCCCGACTGCGCGTCTTCGCCTCCGAGGTCAGCCACTTCAGCGTGAAGAAGTCCGCGAAACTGCTGGGCCTGAGCCAGGACGCCGTCGTGTCGATCCCCGTCGGCGAGGACAAGCGCATGCAGACCGTCGCGCTCGCCCAGGAGCTGGAGCGCTGCGTGCGGGACGGCCTCACGCCCATGGCCGTCGTCGCCACCGCCGGCACCACCGACTTCGGCTCCATCGACCCGCTGCCGGAGATCGCCGAACTGTGCGACCAGTACGGCGTGTGGATGCACGTCGACGCCGCCTACGGCTGCGGACTGCTCGCCTCCGTGAAGCACCGGGACCGTATCGACGGCATCGAGCGCGCCGACTCGGTCACCGTCGACTACCACAAGTCCTTCTTCCAGCCGGTGAGTTCGTCGGCCGTCCTGGTCCGGGACGCGAGCACCCTGCGGCACGCCACCTATCACGCGGAGTACCTCAACCCGCGCCGCATGGTGCACGAACGCATCCCCAACCAGGTCGACAAGTCCCTCCAGACCACCCGTCGCTTCGACGCTCTCAAGCTGTGGATGACCCTGCGGGTGATGGGCGCCGACGGCATCGGGCAGCTCTTCGACGAGGTCTGCGACCTGGCGGTGGAGGGCTGGAAACTGCTGGCCGCCGACCCGCGCTTCGACGTCGTGGTCGAGCCGACCCTCTCCACCCTGGTCTTCCGCTACATCCCGGCCGCCGTCACCGATCCGTCCGAGATCGACCGCGCCAACCTGTACGCCCGCAAGGCCCTGTTCGCCTCCGGCGACGCGGTGGTCGCGGGCACCAAGGTGGGCGCCCGCCACTACCTGAAGTTCACCCTGCTCAATCCCGAGACGACGGTCGACGACATGGCCGCCGTACTCGACCTGATCGCCGGCCACGCCGAGCAGTACCTGGGAGAGTCCCTTGACCGCGCGTCCTGA
- a CDS encoding DUF4429 domain-containing protein, with product MAEIIQKDGTWVFDGDALRLTPGRDKNVSLLRRTLGELVVPLRALAGVSFEQGKRTGRLRLRLRDGSDPLLLATGGRLGEPHDPYQLIVESDRYGVAEYFVDEVRGALLLDQVPAAPVDRYLLPGPAVPISVSAGDGTASFDGEQVRLEWNWKTEDAKATAGPRVLAVTDLTAVEWHPAAGLENGCLRFTVKNSPGKAPPKYDPNAVELWNFRKDPLMALVAAAVQARLPHPATRGEDVRPPRSRMLDAPAPAAEHEQDAVLRRLRELGELHRAGVLTDEEFVTAKRAILKRM from the coding sequence ATGGCGGAAATCATCCAGAAGGACGGGACGTGGGTCTTCGACGGCGACGCCCTGCGGCTGACTCCGGGAAGGGACAAGAACGTCAGCCTTCTCCGCCGGACGCTGGGTGAACTCGTCGTCCCGCTGCGCGCGTTGGCGGGTGTCTCGTTCGAACAGGGGAAGCGGACCGGCCGGTTGAGGCTGCGGCTGCGGGACGGCTCCGATCCGCTGCTGCTCGCGACCGGCGGCCGGCTCGGCGAACCGCACGACCCGTACCAGCTGATCGTCGAGTCCGACCGCTACGGCGTCGCCGAGTACTTCGTCGACGAGGTGCGGGGCGCGCTGCTGCTGGACCAGGTGCCGGCCGCCCCGGTGGACCGGTACCTGCTGCCGGGTCCGGCCGTCCCGATCTCGGTGTCCGCCGGGGACGGCACCGCGAGCTTCGACGGCGAGCAGGTCCGCCTGGAGTGGAACTGGAAGACGGAGGACGCGAAGGCCACCGCGGGCCCGCGCGTCCTCGCGGTCACCGACCTGACCGCCGTGGAGTGGCATCCCGCGGCCGGCCTGGAGAACGGCTGTCTCCGCTTCACCGTGAAGAACTCCCCCGGCAAGGCCCCGCCGAAGTACGACCCGAACGCCGTGGAGCTGTGGAACTTCCGCAAGGACCCGCTGATGGCCCTCGTCGCGGCGGCCGTCCAGGCCCGGCTGCCGCATCCGGCGACCCGGGGGGAGGACGTACGGCCGCCGCGGTCCAGGATGCTCGACGCTCCCGCGCCCGCCGCCGAGCACGAGCAGGACGCGGTGCTGCGGCGGCTGCGCGAGCTCGGTGAGCTGCACCGCGCGGGCGTGCTGACGGACGAGGAGTTCGTGACGGCGAAGCGGGCGATCCTCAAGCGGATGTAG
- a CDS encoding ABC transporter substrate-binding protein: MPNARTANLSRRGLIATGGALGLGALLAACGESDSESGGSDSTTPAKASGPWSFKDDRGTTVKLDEVPTKIVAFTGVAAALFDYGIEVKGVFGPTTTKDGKADVQAGDMDVSKLTVFGNAWDQFNIEKYAVFAPQVLITTTFDDAGTLWYVPEKSKDKIAKLAPSVAVSVYDRQLTKPLTRMWELAESLGADMKAAKVTDAKKRFEAASERLRKAAKARPEIKVLAGSAADASFYVSGTNLSIDLEYFKALGVNFVEPPESAKKATGGWYETLSWENVDKYPADIIMMDDRTATIQPADITEATWKKLPAVKAGQVIARSPEPILSYDKCVPMVENLAKAIEDAKKVS; the protein is encoded by the coding sequence ATGCCGAACGCCAGAACCGCCAACCTCTCCCGTCGCGGCCTGATCGCCACCGGCGGCGCGCTCGGACTCGGCGCCCTCCTGGCCGCCTGCGGCGAGAGCGACTCGGAGAGCGGCGGCTCGGACTCGACGACGCCCGCCAAGGCCTCCGGCCCCTGGTCGTTCAAGGACGACCGCGGTACGACGGTGAAGCTGGACGAGGTCCCGACGAAGATAGTCGCCTTCACCGGTGTCGCCGCCGCCCTCTTCGACTATGGCATCGAGGTCAAGGGCGTGTTCGGCCCGACCACGACGAAGGACGGCAAGGCCGACGTCCAGGCCGGCGACATGGACGTCAGCAAGCTGACGGTCTTCGGGAACGCGTGGGACCAGTTCAACATCGAGAAGTACGCGGTCTTCGCACCCCAGGTCCTGATCACCACCACCTTCGACGACGCCGGCACCCTCTGGTACGTACCCGAGAAGTCGAAGGACAAGATCGCCAAGCTGGCCCCGAGCGTCGCCGTCTCCGTCTACGACCGACAGTTGACCAAGCCGCTCACGCGCATGTGGGAGCTGGCCGAGTCGCTCGGCGCGGACATGAAGGCCGCCAAGGTCACTGACGCCAAGAAGCGTTTCGAGGCCGCATCGGAGCGGCTGCGCAAGGCCGCCAAGGCCCGGCCCGAGATCAAGGTGCTGGCGGGTTCCGCCGCCGACGCCTCGTTCTACGTCTCCGGCACCAACCTCTCCATCGACCTGGAGTACTTCAAGGCCCTCGGCGTGAACTTCGTCGAGCCCCCGGAGTCCGCCAAGAAGGCGACCGGCGGCTGGTACGAGACGCTGAGCTGGGAGAACGTCGACAAGTACCCCGCCGACATCATCATGATGGACGACCGCACCGCGACCATCCAGCCGGCCGACATCACCGAGGCCACCTGGAAGAAGCTCCCCGCGGTCAAGGCCGGCCAGGTCATCGCGCGTTCCCCCGAGCCGATCCTGTCGTACGACAAGTGCGTGCCGATGGTCGAGAACCTCGCGAAGGCCATCGAGGACGCGAAGAAGGTCAGCTGA
- a CDS encoding IucA/IucC family siderophore biosynthesis protein, whose product MTLADAVSHLSPERWEKANRLLIRKALAEFAHERIVTPKATADGDFEIRSDDGLTCYRFSAARHALDHWQVDAGSLTRTRDGAELPLAALDFFIELKQTLGLSDEILPVYLEEISSTLSGTCFKLTKPQIPVAELVNSGFQEIETGMTEGHPCFVANNGRLGFGIHEYLSYAPETASPVRLVWLAAHRSRAAFTAGIGIEYESFVRDELGDETVERFDGVLRDRGLDPADYLLIPVHPWQWWNKLAVTFAAEVARGHLVCLGEGDDEYLAQQSIRTFFNSSHPEKHYVKTALSVLNMGFMRGLSAAYMEATPAINDWLAQLIDNDPVLKDTGLSIIRERAAVGYRHLEYEAATDRYSPYRKMLAALWRESPVGSLQDGESLATMASLVHVDHEGASFAGALIERSGLAPTQWLRRYLRAYYTPLLHSFYAYDLVYMPHGENVILVLKDGVVQRAIYKDIAEEIAVMDPDAVLPPTVERLRVEVPEDKKLLSIFTDVFDCFFRFLAANLATEGILEEEDFWRTVAEVTRDYQRSVPELADKFERYDMFAPEFALSCLNRLQLRNNKQMVDLADPSGALQLVGNLENPLAGL is encoded by the coding sequence ATGACCCTCGCCGACGCCGTGTCCCACCTCTCCCCCGAGCGCTGGGAGAAGGCCAACCGCCTGCTCATCCGCAAGGCCCTCGCCGAGTTCGCGCACGAACGGATCGTCACGCCGAAGGCCACCGCCGACGGCGACTTCGAGATCCGCAGCGACGACGGCCTGACCTGCTACCGCTTCAGCGCGGCCCGCCACGCCCTCGACCACTGGCAGGTGGACGCCGGCTCCCTCACCCGCACCCGGGACGGGGCCGAACTCCCCCTCGCCGCACTGGACTTCTTCATCGAGCTGAAGCAGACGCTGGGCCTGAGCGACGAGATCCTCCCGGTCTACCTGGAGGAGATCTCCTCCACCCTCTCCGGCACCTGCTTCAAGCTCACCAAGCCGCAGATCCCGGTCGCCGAGCTGGTGAACAGCGGCTTCCAGGAGATCGAGACGGGGATGACCGAGGGCCACCCCTGCTTCGTCGCCAACAACGGGCGGCTGGGCTTCGGGATCCACGAGTACCTGTCGTACGCCCCCGAGACCGCGAGCCCGGTCCGCCTGGTGTGGCTGGCCGCGCACCGCTCGCGGGCGGCGTTCACGGCGGGGATCGGGATCGAGTACGAGTCCTTCGTACGGGACGAGCTGGGCGACGAGACCGTCGAGCGGTTCGACGGCGTCCTGCGGGACCGCGGCCTCGACCCGGCCGACTACCTCCTCATACCCGTCCACCCCTGGCAGTGGTGGAACAAGCTCGCCGTCACCTTCGCCGCCGAGGTCGCCCGTGGCCATCTCGTCTGCCTGGGCGAGGGCGACGACGAGTACCTGGCCCAGCAGTCCATCCGGACCTTCTTCAACAGCTCCCACCCCGAGAAGCACTATGTGAAGACGGCCCTGTCCGTCCTCAACATGGGCTTCATGCGCGGGCTCTCGGCCGCCTACATGGAGGCGACCCCGGCGATCAACGACTGGCTGGCCCAGCTCATCGACAACGACCCGGTGCTGAAGGACACGGGCCTGTCCATCATCCGGGAGCGGGCGGCCGTCGGCTACCGGCACCTGGAGTACGAGGCGGCCACCGACCGCTACTCGCCGTACCGCAAGATGCTCGCCGCGCTGTGGCGGGAGAGCCCGGTCGGCTCCCTCCAGGACGGCGAGTCCCTCGCCACCATGGCCTCCCTCGTCCATGTGGATCACGAGGGCGCGTCCTTCGCGGGTGCCCTGATCGAGCGGTCCGGACTGGCACCGACCCAGTGGCTGCGCCGCTATCTGCGGGCCTACTACACCCCGCTGCTGCACAGCTTCTACGCCTACGACCTGGTCTACATGCCGCACGGCGAGAACGTCATCCTGGTCCTGAAGGACGGCGTGGTGCAGCGCGCGATCTACAAGGACATCGCCGAGGAGATCGCGGTCATGGACCCGGACGCGGTACTGCCGCCGACGGTGGAGCGGCTGCGCGTCGAGGTCCCGGAGGACAAGAAGCTCCTGTCGATCTTCACGGACGTCTTCGACTGCTTCTTCCGCTTCCTCGCGGCGAACCTCGCCACCGAGGGGATCCTGGAGGAGGAGGACTTCTGGCGGACGGTCGCCGAGGTGACCCGCGACTACCAGCGCTCGGTGCCCGAACTCGCCGACAAGTTCGAGCGGTACGACATGTTCGCCCCCGAGTTCGCCCTGTCCTGCCTCAACCGGCTCCAGCTGCGCAACAACAAGCAGATGGTGGACCTGGCGGATCCCTCGGGCGCGCTCCAGCTGGTCGGCAACCTGGAGAATCCCCTCGCCGGGCTGTGA
- a CDS encoding acetyltransferase yields the protein MTFAFRPVDPLKDAELLHSWLTHPKAAYWMMQDAKLVDIERAYMEITADEHQHALLGLQDGEPAFLMEYYDPRHRELVGLYEPLPGDVGMHFLAPATDRPVHGFTKSVITAVMARLFEDPATERVVVEPDVSNKAVHALNEAVGFVPAREIQKPEKKALLSFCTREQFFEKKPSLLATGVSA from the coding sequence ATGACCTTCGCCTTCCGCCCCGTCGACCCCCTGAAGGACGCCGAGCTCCTGCATTCCTGGCTCACCCACCCCAAGGCGGCCTACTGGATGATGCAGGACGCGAAACTGGTGGACATCGAGCGGGCCTACATGGAGATCACGGCCGATGAGCACCAGCACGCGCTGCTCGGGCTCCAGGACGGCGAACCGGCCTTCCTGATGGAGTACTACGACCCCCGGCACCGCGAACTGGTCGGCCTGTACGAGCCGTTGCCCGGTGACGTCGGGATGCACTTCCTGGCGCCTGCCACCGACCGGCCCGTGCACGGATTCACCAAGTCGGTCATCACCGCCGTGATGGCCCGCCTCTTCGAGGACCCGGCGACCGAGCGGGTCGTCGTCGAGCCGGACGTGTCCAACAAGGCCGTCCACGCCCTGAACGAAGCCGTCGGGTTCGTGCCCGCGCGCGAGATCCAGAAGCCGGAGAAGAAGGCGTTGCTGAGCTTCTGCACCCGAGAGCAATTCTTCGAGAAGAAGCCCAGCCTTCTCGCGACGGGGGTGTCCGCATGA